The window GATATTGAACGGTATTATACGCATATTCGACATGGAAGAAAACCATCGGAGGATATGCTGGAGGATTTAAGAAGACGTTATAAGGCGATTGGGGGAATTTCCCCGCTTGCAAAAATTACGAATGAACAAGCTGAAAAACTAACAGCTCGATTAAATGAACTTCAAGATCAAGTGGAATTTCGATTATATATTGGGTTGAAGCATATCGAACCATTTATTGAAGATGCCGTAAAGCAAATGCATGAAGACGGTATAGAAGAAGCCGTTTCGATTGTACTTGCTCCGCATTTCTCTTCTTTCAGCGTGAAATCGTATAACGAAAGGGCAAAATCGGAGGCAGAAAAGCTTGGCGGACCAAGGATCAGCTCGATTGAAAGTTGGTATCGTGAGCCGAAATTCATCGATTACTGGGTGAATCAAATCAAAAAAGTTTACGAACAAATGCCGGATGAGGAGCGCAAATCTTCTGTCCTGATTTTTTCTGCTCATAGTCTTCCAGAAAAAATATTGCAATTTAACGATCCTTATCCAGAACAACTGAAAGAAACAGCTCAATTGATCGCTGATAAGGTGGGGGTCAAAGATTATGCCATCGGATGGCAAAGTGCCGGAAATACCCCTGAACCATGGCTTGGACCGGATGTCCAAGATTTGACAAGAGATTTGCATCAGAAAAAAGGATATAAAGCGTATGTCTATGTGCCAGTCGGTTTTGTTGCCGATCATTTGGAAGTATTATATGACAACGATTATGAATGTAAAGTAGTCACACAAGAGATTGGTGCTTCCTATTATCGGCCGGAAATGCCTAATGCAAAGCCGGAATTTATTGATGCTTTAGCAACGGTTGTTTTAAAACACATAAATAAATAAGAAGTTTTAGAAGAAGGCGATGTATGGTGAGTGAATCAAAAAAAGTGGCGGTCATAGGCGGAGGAATTACCGGATTAACAGCCGCTTATTATTTGCAAAAAGCGGCTCAAGAAAAAAAACTTCCATTGGAAGTCACATTAATTGAATCCTCCCCTAGACTCGGAGGAAAAATCCAAACGATCCGCAAAGATGGATTTGTAATTGAAAGAGGGCCTGATTCTTATCTGGCTCGAAAAAAAAGTGCAACTAGACTGGCAGAAAATGTGGGGATTGCGGATCAATTGGTCAGCAATGCGACCGGTCAATCTTATGTGCTAGTAAATGAAAGGCTTTATCCCATTCCCGGCGGTTCTGTTATGGGAATTCCAACACAAATATTCCCTTTTGTTGTAACCGGATTATTCTCTTTTACCGGCAAACTAAGAGCCGCTTTCGATTTTCTTTTGCCTCGTTCCAAACCGCAAAAAGATCAAGCTTTGGGACCATTTCTTAGAAGGAGATTCGGGGATGAAGTGGTGGAAAATTTGGTTGAACCCCTTTTATCCGGAATTTATGCAGGGGATATCGACCAAATGAGTTTAATGGCTACTTTTCCACAATTTTACACAATAGAACAAAAATATCGCAGTTTAATCTTAGGAATGAAAAAAACGACGCCAAACTCCTCCCAAAAGCCAGCGGGCGGGCAAAAAAAAGGCGGATTTCTCACTTTCCGTCACGGATTGGAAACGTTAGTGGAAGCTGTAGAAAGTCAGTTGATAAAAAGTTCAGTGTTAAAAGGAACACGTGTGGTGAAAATTGAAAAAGAGGAAGACCAATATCGTTTGCTTTTGCATAACGGTGAAGCACTTCGCACAGATAGCGTAGTTCTTGCCACACCTCATGGAGTTGTTCCGGATATGCTTCCACAATACGATTTCTATTCTCCATTGAAAGATATGAAATCCACTTCGGTCGCAACCATCGCGATGGCTTTCCCCTCGGAAGCGATTGAACAAGACATAGACGGAACAGGATTTGTGGTATCGAGAAACAGCGATTTCACCATTACGGCCTGTACGTGGACTCATAAAAAATGGCCTCACACGACTCCAAAGGGAAAAGTATTGCTGCGCTGCTATGTAGGGCGTGCCGGTGACGAAACGGTAGTGGACTTATCAGATTCGGAACTTGAAAAAATTGTATTGGAAGATTTAAATAAGACGATGAATATTTCCATGAAACCGGATTTCACGATTGTCACCCGTTGGAAAAACGCCATGCCGCAATATGCGGTAGGACATATAGAACGGATGGAAAAGATTAAGCAAAGTACGCAAAAGGAATTGCCGGGTCTTTTTTTGGCAGG of the Bacillus smithii genome contains:
- the hemH gene encoding ferrochelatase, with amino-acid sequence MERKKIGLLVMAYGTPNNEEDIERYYTHIRHGRKPSEDMLEDLRRRYKAIGGISPLAKITNEQAEKLTARLNELQDQVEFRLYIGLKHIEPFIEDAVKQMHEDGIEEAVSIVLAPHFSSFSVKSYNERAKSEAEKLGGPRISSIESWYREPKFIDYWVNQIKKVYEQMPDEERKSSVLIFSAHSLPEKILQFNDPYPEQLKETAQLIADKVGVKDYAIGWQSAGNTPEPWLGPDVQDLTRDLHQKKGYKAYVYVPVGFVADHLEVLYDNDYECKVVTQEIGASYYRPEMPNAKPEFIDALATVVLKHINK
- the hemY gene encoding protoporphyrinogen oxidase; the encoded protein is MVSESKKVAVIGGGITGLTAAYYLQKAAQEKKLPLEVTLIESSPRLGGKIQTIRKDGFVIERGPDSYLARKKSATRLAENVGIADQLVSNATGQSYVLVNERLYPIPGGSVMGIPTQIFPFVVTGLFSFTGKLRAAFDFLLPRSKPQKDQALGPFLRRRFGDEVVENLVEPLLSGIYAGDIDQMSLMATFPQFYTIEQKYRSLILGMKKTTPNSSQKPAGGQKKGGFLTFRHGLETLVEAVESQLIKSSVLKGTRVVKIEKEEDQYRLLLHNGEALRTDSVVLATPHGVVPDMLPQYDFYSPLKDMKSTSVATIAMAFPSEAIEQDIDGTGFVVSRNSDFTITACTWTHKKWPHTTPKGKVLLRCYVGRAGDETVVDLSDSELEKIVLEDLNKTMNISMKPDFTIVTRWKNAMPQYAVGHIERMEKIKQSTQKELPGLFLAGSSYEGLGVPDCIDQGEEAVEKVLAFLGMNGK